One segment of Pseudoalteromonas rubra DNA contains the following:
- the odhB gene encoding 2-oxoglutarate dehydrogenase complex dihydrolipoyllysine-residue succinyltransferase, protein MTTEIKVPVLPESVADATVATWHVSVGDKVSRDQNLVDIETDKVVLEVVAPEDGVIVAISEEEGATVLGEQVIAQLGASDAAPAQSNEQTAAPAAAPAAEGKEVDIKVPVLPESVADATVATWHVQPGEAVSRDQNLVDIETDKVVLEVVAPEDGVMGEQLHAEGETVLGEQVIGKLVAGGAPAAAPAAQADAAPASDDNADVLTPSVRRLIAEKGLDASQIKGTGKGGRITKEDVDAFLKAPAAKPAAAPAAAAPAAPVGDRTQKRVPMTRLRKTIANRLLEAKNSTAMLTTFNEVNMKPIMDLRKQYKDVFEERHGIRLGFMSFYVKAVTEALKRFPEVNASIDGDDIVYHNYFDISIAVSTPRGLVTPVLRDCDKLSVAEIEKGIRELALKGRDGKLTVDDMTGGNFTITNGGVFGSLLSTPIINLPQSSILGMHKIQERPMAVNGKVEILPMMYLALSYDHRQIDGKESVGFLVTIKELLEDPTRLLLDV, encoded by the coding sequence ATGACGACCGAAATTAAGGTTCCTGTTCTTCCTGAATCTGTTGCGGATGCAACAGTTGCCACATGGCACGTAAGCGTTGGTGACAAAGTAAGCCGTGACCAAAACCTGGTAGATATTGAAACAGATAAAGTTGTGCTAGAAGTGGTTGCACCTGAAGACGGTGTTATCGTCGCTATCTCTGAAGAAGAGGGCGCAACGGTTCTTGGTGAGCAAGTTATCGCACAGCTGGGCGCGTCAGATGCCGCTCCAGCGCAATCAAATGAACAAACAGCAGCGCCAGCAGCGGCGCCAGCAGCAGAAGGTAAAGAAGTGGACATTAAAGTACCTGTACTTCCTGAATCAGTAGCAGACGCTACAGTTGCAACTTGGCATGTACAACCAGGTGAAGCGGTAAGCCGCGACCAAAACCTGGTAGACATCGAAACAGACAAAGTTGTTCTTGAAGTTGTTGCACCTGAAGACGGTGTAATGGGCGAGCAACTGCACGCAGAAGGTGAAACCGTTCTGGGTGAGCAAGTGATTGGTAAACTGGTTGCCGGTGGCGCGCCAGCAGCAGCGCCAGCTGCACAGGCCGACGCTGCACCAGCAAGCGATGACAATGCAGATGTGCTAACGCCATCTGTGCGTCGTCTGATTGCTGAAAAAGGTCTTGATGCTTCACAAATCAAAGGCACTGGCAAAGGCGGTCGCATCACTAAAGAAGATGTTGATGCATTCCTGAAAGCGCCAGCGGCAAAACCAGCAGCAGCGCCAGCGGCGGCAGCACCTGCGGCGCCAGTGGGTGACCGTACTCAGAAGCGTGTTCCAATGACTCGTCTGCGTAAGACTATTGCGAACCGTCTGCTTGAAGCGAAGAACTCAACGGCGATGCTGACTACGTTCAACGAAGTTAACATGAAGCCTATCATGGACCTTCGTAAGCAGTACAAAGACGTATTTGAAGAGCGTCACGGCATCCGTCTTGGTTTCATGTCTTTCTACGTGAAAGCGGTTACAGAAGCGCTGAAGCGTTTCCCTGAAGTAAACGCGTCTATCGACGGCGATGACATCGTTTACCACAACTACTTCGACATCAGCATCGCGGTATCTACACCACGTGGTCTGGTAACACCAGTACTACGTGACTGTGATAAGCTGTCTGTTGCAGAAATCGAAAAAGGCATCCGTGAGCTGGCACTTAAAGGCCGTGACGGTAAACTAACTGTTGACGACATGACTGGCGGTAACTTCACCATCACTAACGGTGGTGTATTTGGTTCACTACTGTCTACGCCTATCATCAACTTGCCACAGTCTTCAATCCTGGGTATGCACAAAATCCAGGAGCGTCCAATGGCGGTCAATGGCAAGGTTGAAATCCTGCCTATGATGTACCTGGCGCTATCTTACGATCACCGTCAAATCGATGGTAAAGAATCGGTTGGTTTCCTGGTTACAATTAAGGAACTTCTGGAAGATCCAACGCGTCTGCTTCTGGACGTTTAA